In Herbaspirillum sp. WKF16, one genomic interval encodes:
- a CDS encoding 3-hydroxyacyl-CoA dehydrogenase NAD-binding domain-containing protein, producing the protein MQQQQAGAPAGAPAIQRIAVVGTGVIGASWVAYFLARGLDVAATDPMPDAERKLREAVARHWPSLEALGLAPGASIDRLRFCERLEDALEGADFVQENGPEREDLKIDLFRRMDAALPAHVILASSSSGLLMSKVQEACRHPERVVLGHPFNPPHLIPLVEVIGGQLSSDVAVQSALAFYAAVGKKPIHVRKEVKGHIANRLQAALWREAFHLVEQGVATTEDIDTAIAYGPGLRWALMGPYLNLHLAGGEGGARHALDHLGPPIESWWADLGTPAITESLKETIRAGVEAQMEGKTSADLAAERDRLLVQLLAAKALARTIP; encoded by the coding sequence ATGCAGCAACAACAGGCCGGCGCGCCAGCCGGCGCCCCCGCAATCCAGCGCATCGCCGTGGTCGGCACCGGCGTCATCGGCGCCAGCTGGGTCGCTTATTTCCTGGCGCGCGGTCTTGACGTGGCCGCCACCGACCCGATGCCGGACGCCGAACGCAAGCTGCGCGAAGCGGTGGCGCGCCATTGGCCCAGCCTGGAGGCGCTGGGGCTGGCGCCGGGCGCGTCCATCGACCGCCTGCGCTTTTGCGAGCGGCTGGAAGATGCCCTGGAGGGCGCCGACTTCGTGCAGGAGAACGGCCCCGAGCGCGAGGACCTGAAGATAGATTTGTTCCGCCGCATGGACGCGGCGCTGCCGGCGCACGTGATCCTGGCGTCGAGCTCGTCGGGCCTGCTGATGAGCAAGGTGCAAGAGGCTTGCCGGCATCCTGAACGGGTGGTGCTGGGGCATCCCTTCAATCCGCCGCACCTGATCCCGTTGGTGGAGGTGATCGGCGGCCAACTGAGCTCGGATGTTGCGGTGCAGTCGGCGCTGGCGTTCTATGCCGCGGTGGGCAAGAAGCCCATCCACGTGCGCAAGGAGGTCAAGGGGCATATCGCCAATCGCCTGCAGGCGGCCTTGTGGCGCGAGGCGTTCCACCTGGTGGAGCAGGGCGTGGCGACCACCGAGGACATCGACACCGCGATCGCCTACGGCCCGGGTCTGCGCTGGGCGCTCATGGGGCCGTACCTGAACCTGCACCTGGCCGGCGGCGAGGGCGGGGCGCGCCATGCGCTGGATCACCTGGGGCCGCCGATCGAGAGCTGGTGGGCGGATCTCGGCACGCCGGCCATCACAGAGTCGCTCAAGGAGACGATCCGGGCGGGCGTGGAGGCGCAGATGGAGGGCAAGACCTCGGCGGACCTGGCGGCGGAGCGGGATCGCTTGCTGGTGCAGTTGCTGGCGGCCAAGGCGCTGGCCAGGACGATTCCCTGA
- a CDS encoding DUF5993 family protein, whose protein sequence is MFMYLPFLLALLAVLGIAIGWKAFSYAMWLGALGVTLWWFSFHATSALNLSF, encoded by the coding sequence ATGTTCATGTATCTACCGTTCCTGCTGGCGCTGCTCGCCGTCCTGGGCATCGCCATCGGCTGGAAGGCATTCAGCTACGCCATGTGGCTGGGCGCGCTTGGTGTGACGCTGTGGTGGTTCAGCTTCCACGCGACCAGCGCCCTCAATCTTTCCTTCTGA
- a CDS encoding disulfide bond formation protein B — translation MNPSHLSSLRHRDSSAGNVLNVLALLAVCASLGIAFYYQLALRELPCPLCLLQRAGLILTGIGLMMNVRFGVRAAHYGVALCGALATGAVALRQALLHIAPGDAGYGSTFLGLHFYTLAALSSLAAVAGIALLLMLKSAEPPASSPAWKSPGGKLAGILFILLVAANLASTVLECGAGACEDDPTFYLLLGK, via the coding sequence ATGAACCCCTCCCATCTTTCGTCCCTGCGCCACCGCGACAGTTCGGCCGGCAACGTGCTCAACGTGCTGGCCCTGCTGGCGGTGTGCGCGTCGCTGGGCATCGCCTTCTACTACCAGCTGGCGCTCAGGGAGCTGCCCTGTCCGCTGTGCCTGCTGCAGCGCGCCGGCCTGATCCTGACCGGGATCGGCCTGATGATGAACGTGCGTTTCGGCGTGCGCGCGGCGCACTACGGCGTGGCGCTGTGCGGCGCGCTGGCCACCGGCGCCGTGGCGCTGCGCCAGGCGCTGCTGCACATCGCGCCGGGCGACGCCGGCTACGGCTCGACCTTCCTCGGCCTGCATTTCTATACGCTGGCCGCGCTCTCCTCGCTGGCGGCGGTGGCCGGCATCGCGCTGCTGCTGATGCTCAAGAGCGCGGAGCCGCCCGCCAGCAGCCCGGCCTGGAAATCGCCGGGCGGCAAGCTGGCCGGCATCCTGTTCATCTTGCTGGTGGCGGCCAACCTGGCCTCGACCGTACTCGAATGCGGGGCCGGCGCCTGCGAAGACGATCCCACCTTCTACCTGCTGCTGGGCAAATAA